CCGTCATGACTAGGGCCGCAACCTGGTCCCGAATGTGTTGCTCCAGTTCATCCAGATCTTCCGTTGAAAACGCTTGATTGTGCGCGTAACCTTGCCGCCAGGCAGCGAGTGATTTGTCGAGATCAAACATGTATTTCTCAGGTAGGGAGGAGGCCCGGGGCAGGCGACCAGAGTTTCATGAGTGCGGTATGCACATCCAGCCATTGTTGTTTTTCCTGCGCTAGCATCTGTTGCCCTTTAGGGGTCAGGCGGTAATATTTGCGTCTTGGCCCACCCGCTGAGGCCTGCCAGTAGCTCTCTACGAGGCCTTTGTTTTCCATGCTGTGTAGTACCGGATACAGGGTACTGGTTGTCCATTTAATCTGGTTTGAAGTCAGCTGCTGGACGCGTTGGATGATGGCGTAACCGTAATTGTCGCCGGCAGCCAGAATGGTGAGCACAAACGGCTTGATGGAAGCTGCTACGAGCGCTTTGGGGATCATCGATGATGCTGGTTTAAATTGCTATGTCGGAATTCGATATAGTGTAAGTCGTGCTACGACATAGTTGTGCAAAAAGATGCGGAGCAATGAAAAAACTCCAAATCCTTTGTATACTGGCAGCACTTTGACCATCCACCAGCCTGTTGTCAAGCCATGTCATTCCGCTTTAAGGTGCCGCATACCCTCGTACTGCTGTTCATCATGATTGTGATTGCCTACGCACTCACCTGGATGTTGCCAGCTGGTACCTTCGAGATGGTTACCAACGACCACAACAGGGAAGTGGTTGTGCCGGGTACCTACACGTTACTTGAGGGCGTGGCGCGGTTGCCCATTTGGTCGATTGTCACCGTTATACCGCGAGGACTTGAGGCTGCACAGGGCATTATTTTCTTTGTATTTCTGATTGGTGGGTCGTTGGCAGTGATCCGGACAACGGGGAGTATAGATGCAGCACTGGCGCGTTTGCTGCGGCGATTTGGCAACCGGCCGGCCTGGCTCATTTTTATCGGGATGCTTGTAGTGGCAATTGGTGCTTCCACCATTGGGATGTCGGAAGAATTTATCCCGCTCACCGTCGTATTACTCACCCTGTGTGTGGGGATGCGGATGGATGCCATTACGGCAGCCGGCATTCTGGTTATCGGATCCGGCATCGGCTATGGGGTTGCGGCGCTCAATCCGTTCACCGTGTTGGTGGCGCAAGAGGTTGCCGGCGTGCCGCTTATTTCAGGGATAGAGTACCGGTTGGCGATATCGCTGCCTTTCTTTCTGATTGGCTTCTTCCACATGTGGCGATACGCAAAAAAAATCAGATCCAATCCGGCTGCTTCGCTGGTGCACGATGTGCCAGAGGCCCAATTGCCAGAAGAAGAGGCTACAGTTGAATTATCAGGCAGGCACGTAACCATTTTGTGGATTACGATTGCAACGCTCATTTTGCTTGTATGGGGTATTATTTCCCACGGCTGGTACTTTGTGGAATTGGGGGCGGTCTTTGTTGTGCTGGCCGTTGTTGTCGGACTCGTTGCCGGCCTACCCCTCGATAAAATTGCGCGCTCCTTTACTGCCGGCGCAGCTGAACTTACTGGAACAGCCCTGTTGATAGGATTTGCCCGCGCCATCGAACTCATCCTAACAGACGGGCAGGTAATGCATACCATTGTTAATGGCCTGGCAACACCGCTCGAAAACGCCGGCGCTGAAATCGCTGCCAGCGGGATGCTGGTCATCCAGAGTGTCTTCAATTTCTTCATCCCATCAGGGTCAGGACAGGCTTACGTGACGATGCCGCTGATGGCACCGATTGCGGACATTGTAGGTGTCTCACGCCAGGTTGCTGTGCTGGCTTACCAGATGGGAGACGGGTTTATGAACATGATCATCCCAACCGGGCCTGTATTGATGGGCATTCTGGGGATTGCCGGCATACCATACGGCCGGTGGTTCAAGTTCATCTGGCCGCTGGCTGTTCAGCTGGTTATTGCAGGTAGCGTTGCGCTGATTATTGCGACCTGGATTGGGTACCAGTAGCGGCTTCGCTGGTGAGGGTACGATAGACGACGCCAAGGAAGCCCAATCCTGTCAGCACGAGGGCGGCAACAGTGATGAGCGGTCGGTCCAATAAACTGACTGCATACAGTACAAGAAGAAACGGGCTGGCAATGCTGAGTTGTTTCAGGTAAGCAGTAAAGGCGGCGCGCGCAGGGGTGCCGGCAAGCCGAAGCATCACAACAATGTGGATGATGCGCGCGAGGACGCCTCCCAGGGCAAGATAGAAAATGGCCTGGGTTATATCGCCAGTGAAGCACCCGTAGAGGAAGAGCGAAATCTGCAGCACAAATATGGTTGTGCTGGTTACAAATTCAATACGCTGTTTTTCGAGTAGGTCGAAGATCCGTGTCAGGGGAGAGGCGATACTGGCCAGGAAAAACCAGGGGGCGAGCCATCGCAAGTATACGCCGGCCGTTTCCCAGGGCGCGCCCAAAAACAGCCGAACCACTTCTGGGCCAGTGAGCATCAGGGCAAGGGTAGGGAAGAGGCCTACGGTAATCAGGCGGCTGTGGACCTTGGTTGTCAGCTGCGGTAGTGTTTTTGTCCGGATGGCATCCGCGCCCTCGACAAAGAATACCTGGGAAATGGCATATCCTATGAGACTGAGCGGCACAGCAAACAACGCAAAAGCGCGCCCATAGTATCCAACAATAGCCTCCCCGAAGAACACCAATAGCAATAATACAGGCAGCCGGGATTGTAGGGTGTTCAGCAGCGTGGACGGCATCGCATAAATAGGAAACCGCCGGTACCGCCGTGCGGCAAAGCGAATGTATGTACCGTTACCAATACCTCGAAAAAACTGCTTCTGTAGCTGCGTGATCTGTCTCAAATACCAGATGGTGCTGGCTACATATCCGGCGATGTAGCCACTAATCAGTCCAATGGGAAGCATCCGGTTTGTGAACTGCGCCATTACAATCCGAACGGCAGTCATGACGCCAGTTTGTGCCACCTGTCCGGATGAAATGGCCGCATAAGCCTTTTTCCTGTTCAGCCAGAGTTCTGTAAGTTTTGCAAACCGGATGGCGGCGAGGGCCGGAGGTATCCACAGGAGATGGGGCAAAAGGGTGGATTCTTGGGCGGCTGCCGGTAGTAATGCAATCAGGGAATCCTTGAAGAGGAGCAAGAGCAGGCAGCTTCCGGAGACGATGAGTACCAGCAGAAACGTGAGCCCCAGAATGCCTAAGGCCTCTTCCTCGTTTTCTGGCAACATCAGCGCATCTTCATAACGGAGCGTAGCAAACGGCACAAGTAGCGCAATGATTGCGACAAGCGCATCCAGTAGCCCAAAAGCCTCTGGCGTGTAGAGCCGCGCAAGGACTGGCTGGGCTAAATACGAAATGATAAGGGCTACGAGCGTACCCGAAAGCAGGGTGGAGACGGCTTTTATAAACCCGCTACCGTTTGTCAGACGATCCAAAAATGCGCGAACGGACGAAATCATTGCAGGGCCAGTCGCTGTGCGGATAGTTTGTAGACAAACCAGCCTTGCGTTT
Above is a window of Bacteroidota bacterium DNA encoding:
- a CDS encoding TIGR00366 family protein translates to MSFRFKVPHTLVLLFIMIVIAYALTWMLPAGTFEMVTNDHNREVVVPGTYTLLEGVARLPIWSIVTVIPRGLEAAQGIIFFVFLIGGSLAVIRTTGSIDAALARLLRRFGNRPAWLIFIGMLVVAIGASTIGMSEEFIPLTVVLLTLCVGMRMDAITAAGILVIGSGIGYGVAALNPFTVLVAQEVAGVPLISGIEYRLAISLPFFLIGFFHMWRYAKKIRSNPAASLVHDVPEAQLPEEEATVELSGRHVTILWITIATLILLVWGIISHGWYFVELGAVFVVLAVVVGLVAGLPLDKIARSFTAGAAELTGTALLIGFARAIELILTDGQVMHTIVNGLATPLENAGAEIAASGMLVIQSVFNFFIPSGSGQAYVTMPLMAPIADIVGVSRQVAVLAYQMGDGFMNMIIPTGPVLMGILGIAGIPYGRWFKFIWPLAVQLVIAGSVALIIATWIGYQ
- a CDS encoding oligosaccharide flippase family protein produces the protein MISSVRAFLDRLTNGSGFIKAVSTLLSGTLVALIISYLAQPVLARLYTPEAFGLLDALVAIIALLVPFATLRYEDALMLPENEEEALGILGLTFLLVLIVSGSCLLLLLFKDSLIALLPAAAQESTLLPHLLWIPPALAAIRFAKLTELWLNRKKAYAAISSGQVAQTGVMTAVRIVMAQFTNRMLPIGLISGYIAGYVASTIWYLRQITQLQKQFFRGIGNGTYIRFAARRYRRFPIYAMPSTLLNTLQSRLPVLLLLVFFGEAIVGYYGRAFALFAVPLSLIGYAISQVFFVEGADAIRTKTLPQLTTKVHSRLITVGLFPTLALMLTGPEVVRLFLGAPWETAGVYLRWLAPWFFLASIASPLTRIFDLLEKQRIEFVTSTTIFVLQISLFLYGCFTGDITQAIFYLALGGVLARIIHIVVMLRLAGTPARAAFTAYLKQLSIASPFLLVLYAVSLLDRPLITVAALVLTGLGFLGVVYRTLTSEAATGTQSRSQ
- a CDS encoding PadR family transcriptional regulator, which gives rise to MIPKALVAASIKPFVLTILAAGDNYGYAIIQRVQQLTSNQIKWTTSTLYPVLHSMENKGLVESYWQASAGGPRRKYYRLTPKGQQMLAQEKQQWLDVHTALMKLWSPAPGLLPT